The Cellulomonas oligotrophica sequence GCGGGCAGGAGGAGACCGTGGCGACGTTCCGCACCGCCGGTCGGGTCGTGGTCGGCCCGGGCGAGGGCGAGCACGCTGCCGCCCTCGTGGCGTCGCTCGGGCGGCGCGCGCTGGTCGTCGCCGGCGGGCACGCGGACGTCGACGTGCTGGTCCAGGCTGCCGGGCACGAGCTCGACGAGGTGCACGTGTGGCGTCGCAGCGGCGAGCCGGACGTCGCAGGGGTCCGCGCGGGCGTCGAGGTGGCCCGGGCGTTCGGGCCCGACGTCGTCGTCGGGTGGGGCGGCGGGTCCGTGCTCGACACCGCGAAGGCCGTCGCGGCCCTGCACCGCGGCACGGGCGACGTGCTCGACCACCTCGAGGTCGTCGGCCGTGGCCTGCCGCTGCCGGGGGCGGCCGCGCCGGTGGTCGCCGTCCCGACGACGAGCGGCACGGGCGCCGAGGTGACCGCCAACGCCCCCGTCCTCGTGCCGGAGCACGGCGTCAAGGCGAGCCTGCGCGGCACGACGCTGCTGCCGGCGCTCGCCCTCGTCGACCCCGTGCTCACGCTCGGCTGCCCGCCCGCGGTGACCGCGGCGTCCGGTGCCGACGCCCTCACGCAGTGCCTCGAGGCCTTCACGACCCCGGCCGCGACACCCCTGACGGACCCGCTCGCGCTGGACGGCCTCGTCCGGGCCGGCCGCAGCCTGGTCCGTGCCACGACGCACGGCGACGACCTCGACGCCCGCACGGACATGTCCCTGGCGGCGCTGCTGTCCGGCATGGCCCTGGCCAACGCGCGGCTCGGCGCCGTGCACGGGCTCGCCGCGGCGCTGGGCGGTGCCGTGCAGGCCGGCCACGGCGAGATCTGCGCCGCGGTGCTCGTGGCCACGACCGCCGCGAACGTCGCCGCCCTGCGCCGCACCGACCCCGACGGGGACGCCCTGCGCCGCTACGCCCGGGCCGTGCAGGCCCTCACCGGCCGGGCCTCGGCGGGCGCGGACGACGCGGCCCCGTGGCTCGCCGACGCCCTGGCACCGCTCGGCCTGCGCGGTCTCGGCGCACTGGGCCTCGACGACGCGGCCGTGCCCGCGGTCGCCCGCGCGGCGCTCGCCGCGTCGAGCATGCGCGGCAACCCCGTGACCCTCACCGCCGACGAGGTCGAGGACGTGCTGCGCGCCTCGGCGTGACCGCGGGCACGGCGGGCGTGCCGGCCCGGGCGCGCGGGAGTACGTTCGGCGCGACGGACGGTCCCGCGCCGGAGGTGAGCCGTGGGGGCACGAGCCAGCGGTGCGCGCGGCGGCGCGGCGCGGACGGGTGCGACGCCCTCCCGCGCCGGACCGCCCGCGCGCCGCGGCCGCGTCGTCCTGTGCACGGCGGCCGCCCTGCTCGTCGCGACCCTCGCCTACGCCGTCGTCCCGCGCGACGCCCAGGCGCTCGCGGGCACGACCGGCACGGTGCGCGTGCTCCTGCTGGTGGGGTGCGTGGCCGCCCTGGTCGACGTGGTCGCGCGCCTCGTCCGTGGGGCGGTCGCGCAGGGCCGGTCGTTCGGGGAGCGGCTGTGCGTGCTGCTCGTCGTGGTGTGGGTCGTCGTCGTGTTCTTCGCCGCGGTCGCGTACGTCATGGCCGACGGTTTCGAGTGGCTGCGCAGCAAGGTCGACGCGCTGTACTTCGCGGTGACCACGCTGACCACCGTGGGCTTCGGCGACGTCACGCCCGTCAGCCAGGAGGCCCGTCTGCTCGTGATCGTGCAGATGGTCTTCGACGTGGTCGTCGTGACGACGGCCGTGACCCTGCTGGCGTCCGCGCGCACGGGGCCGCCGCACGAGCCGGGCCGGTCCGGCGGAGAAGAGGACACCACCTGACCGCGACCTCCGGCAGCGTGGTCCAGGACGGGTGAGGCCGACGAGTCCTCGCCGCGGGCCGGGTCGGTGCAGGAGCGGGCCGGCGCGACCACGGCGGGCCGTCGGCGGACGGACGACGAGGAGGGGCGGCATGGCGACGATCGAGGCCCACGGGCTGGTCAAGAGGTACGGGGAGGTCGAGGCGCTGCGCGGCCTGGACCTGGAGGTCCCCGAGGGCACCGTGCTGGGCCTGCTGGGGCCCAACGGTGCGGGCAAGACCACGGCGGTGCGCATCCTGACCACGCTGCTGCGCCCCGACGCGGGCACGGCACGGGTCGCCGGCGCCGACGTGGTGCGCGACCCGGAGGCGGCGCGGCGGCAGATCGGCCTGTCCGGCCAGACCGCCGCCGTCGACGAGAACCTCACGGGTGCGGAGAACCTGGAGATGATCGGCCGGCTGTACGGGTTCCGGCGCCGCCGGGCCGTCGCCCGCGCCGACGAGCTGCTCGGCCGGTTCGACCTCACGGACGCCGGCGGGCGCCCCACCAAGACCTACTCCGGCGGCATGCGCCGGCGCCTCGACCTGGCGTGCGCGCTGGTCGCCGAGCCGCCCGTGGTCGTCCTCGACGAGCCGACCACAGGCCTGGACCCGCGCAGCCGCCTGCAGATGTGGGACGTCATCGCCGAGCTCGTCCGCGCGGGCACCACCGTGCTGCTGACCACCCAGTACCTCGAGGAGGCCGACCGGCTCGCCGACGACATCGTCGTCATCGACCACGGCCTGGCCATCGCCCGCGGCACCGCGGACGCCCTCAAGGCGCAGGTCGGCGGCGAGCGCGTCGAGCTCGTGCTGGCCCGCCCGCAGGACCGGGACGCGGCCCGCCGGGCCCTCGGGGCGGTCGCCACCGGCGACGGCGTCCACGACGGCAGCACCGAGCGGTCCCTCTCGGCGGCCGTCGCCGACGGCGCCCGGTCGCTGCGGCACGTGCTCGAACGGCTCGAGGCCGACGGGGTCGAGGTGCTCGACGTCGGCCTGCGGCGCCCGACCCTCGACGACGTGTTCCTCACCCTCACCGGCCGCACCGCCGAGGAGCCCCCGGCGTCCGCCGGCACCCGCACCGAGGCCGTGGAGGTGGCCCGATGAGCACGCAGACCCCGACCGGCACGCACGCCCCGACCGGCACGCCGGCCGCGGCGAACCCGATGGCCACGCTCGTCCGCGTCGCGGTCGACACGCACGTGGTCGCCAAGCGCAACCTCATCAAGATCGTGCGGGTGCCCGAGATCCTCGTCTCGGTGCTGATCTCGCCGATCATGTTCGTCCTGCTGTTCGCGTACGTCTTCGGCGGCGCGATCGACCCCGGCGACGGCGTGCCCTACCGGGAGTTCCTCATCCCGGGGATCTTCGCGCAGACCGTCGTCTTCGGGGCCACGTTCACCGGGGCGGGGATCGCCGACGACATGCAGAAGGGCATCATCGACCGGTTCCGGTCGCTGCCCATGTCGCAGTCGGCCGTGCTCGCCGGCCGCACCGCCTCCGACGTCGTCTACAACGTCCTGTCGCTGGTGATCATGGCGCTCACGGGCTTGCTCGTCGGGTGGCGGGTGCGCGGGTCGCTCCTCGACGCGGCCGCCGCGTTCGCGCTGCTGCTCGCGTTCTCGTACGCCGTGAGCTGGGTGATGGCGCTCGTCGGGGTGCTCGTGCCCAGCGTCGAGGTCATCAACAACGCCTCGTTCATCGTCATCATGCCGCTGACGTTCGTCTCCAACGCGTTCGTGCCCCTGGAGTCGTTCCCGCCGCTGCTGCGCACGGTCGTCGAGTGGAACCCCGTCTCGACGCTCACGCAGGCGTGCCGCGAGCTGTTCGGCAACGTGAACCCCGCCGCGCAGGTCTCCGACGCGTGGTCCATGCAGAACCCCGGGCTCTACACGCTGCTGTGCGTCGTGGTCATGCTCCTGGTGTTCGCGCCCCTGGCCACCGCCCGGTACCGCCGGACGGCCCACTGACGCCACCACGACGGCGGGCAGGGATGATGGTCACCTGCCCGCCGTCGGCGGGAGCCGAGGCGAGGGAGGCGGACGTGGTGCGTCGACGGGGCGAGAAGCTCGACATGACCGCGTGGCTGGCCAAGTACCTGCTCGGCCCGGCGTCCGTCGCCCCGCCGCAGCGCCCCGGCCGTCCCGCCACCGACGCCGAGCGGGAGCGCGAGCAGGGCCTGCAGGCCGGCTTCGAGCGCGTCCAGGACGCCGCCGGCCGCACCTACCTCGTCGACCGCAGCACCCGCCCTGCCCCGGGGAGCGCGCCCGACCCGGACGCCTGACCAGGCCCTGACCGGCACTGGCACCGCTAGCCTGGCCACCCACGCACCTCACCGCCGAGGAGACGACGATGGCCCACCCCGCACCCGACGCCACGCCCACCCCGGCCGACGCGCCGCCCGACCCGGTGCGCGCCACCGCGCCGCAGGCCCCGCCCTCGCGCGACAGCACCCCCGCCGGCACGCCCACGGACCTGCCCCTGTCGCCGGGCGGACGCCCCGGCACCACGGGCGGCGTCCCCTTCTGAGCCTCCCGGGCCCCCCGTGCCGGACCAGCCGCACCGACCTACGGTGGACGGACCGAGACTCAGCGCCGAGGAGGCCACGATGACCGACGACACCGGCACCGCCCCGCACGACGACGCCCCCGACCCCGTCGTCAGCACGGCACCCGTCGCCCCTCCCGCGCCCGACGACGCCGAGGACGACGACACCCTCGCCGAGCCGGTCACGCCGGTCGTCCCGCCCGCCGGCAGGGGCGGCCTCAGCGGCACCCCCTGACCGGCCTGATCCTGACCCGAGCCCGACCCGACGGGCGCCGCACCGACCGTGCGGCGCCCGTCGTGGCGTCGGCACGCAGATGACAGGGCTCTCATCCGTGGCTCACGGTCCCCCCACGGGCGGGGGGTCGGATAGGGGCCATGACGACGACCGGACCCGCCGACCTGCTGCTCGGCCCCGACGCCCAGGGCGTGCTCGACGCCGCGCTCGCGGGCGAGGGGCTGCGGGCGGCGTCGTGGGAGCGGCACGCGGTGCACGCCCGGCCGGGGGCCGAGACGAGCGTCGGGTTCGCGGTCCGGGCCGTCGCCGTGCGCGGTTCCGGCGTCGCGCCGCGCGAGCTGTACCTGGTCGCGACGACGGCGGACCTGCCGGGCGGCGCGCCCGGCATCGCCCGGCTGACCGGCGCCGACGGGCTCACGGTGTCCGTGTGGGCGCACCCCGCGGACCCGGCGCTGCCGGCCCTGGGCACAGCGACCACACCCGCCCTGCTCGGTGACCTGCTGCGGGCCGCGGGCGACGCAGGCACGGTGACCGACCTCGGCGTGGTCGCCTACCGGCCGCTGCGCCGCGCCGTGACGGTGGCCGCGACGCCCGCGGGGCGCCGCTGGGCCAAGGTGCTGCGGCCCGCGGTCGCCGCCGGGCTCGTGCACCGGCTGGACCTGCTGCGCTCGGCCGGCGTGCGGGTGCCCGCGACGGTCGCGCACGCGCCCGGCCTGGTGGTGCTCGCCGACGCGGCGGGGCGCCCGCTCGCCGACCACCTGCACGCGGGCGCGGCGCCGTCGCCCGCCGCGGTGCTCGACCTGCTCGACGGCCTGCCCGTCGCGGCGACCGCGCTGCCCGCGCGCCGCACCCCGGCCGACCGGCTCGACCGGTACGCCGACGCCCTCGCCCGCGCGCTGCCCGACGCCCCTGTGCGGTCGGTCGCGGCGCAGGTCGCCCGCGTCCTCGCCGGCGCTGACCCGGGGCCCGTCGTGGCCACCCACGGGGACCTGCACCCCGCCAACCTGTGGTGGGACGGCCGCCCCGGCGCCGGTGCCCTCGGCCTCATCGACGTCGACACGCTCGGCCCCGGCCGTCGCGTCGACGACCTGGCCTGCCTCGTCGCGCACCTGACGGTGCTGCCGACCCTCGACCCCGGGTACCACCGCGTGCCCGGCCTGCGCGACGCGTTCCTCGCGGCGTCCGACCGGGTCGTCGACCCGGACGCGCTGCGGGCCCGCGCCGCCGCCGTCCTGCTCTCGCTGGCCGCCTCCCGGCCCGCGGAGCACCTCGCGCGCACCTGGCTCGACCAGGCGCGCGAGCTCGTCCGTCGGCCCTCGACGGCCGTCCCCGTGCCGCACCGCGGCACCCTCGAGAGGAGAGCATCATGAACCGCAGGACCACCGCCGTCTGGGTCGTCACCGGTGCGCTGGGCGTGACCGGCGTCGTCGCCGCGACGAGCGCCTTCGCCGACACCCGCGACGACACCACGCCGCAGCCCGGCATCACGCTGGAGGCGACTCCGTCCGCCAGCGCGTCGAGCACGCCGTCCGAGGCCCCGACGTCCACGCCGTCGGCCACCCCGTCGGCCTCGGCCAGCCCCACCGCGACCGCGCCGGGCAGCCAGGTGACCTCGGTGACCGCCCTGTCGGCCCAGACGCCGCAGACGGCCCAGACGCCCGCCTCGGTCGTCACGCCCGCCTCGGCCCCGACGCCGCAGACGGCCGCGAGCCCGATGACGCCGCAGACGCCGCCGAGCGTCGTGACCCCGGCGAGCCCGGTCTCGGCGCAGTCCCCGCAGACCGCGCCCACCGCGCCGACGCCCTGACGGCCAGGACGGCCGTGCCCCGGCACGGCTGACGGCCCGACGCCGCCGCGCCCCTCCGCGCGGCGGCGTCGGACCCGTCCGCGCGGCGGGCCGCGGCCGACTCAGCGCGGTGCCGGCACCGCGTCGGGCTCCGTCGCCTCGGACGCCTCGGTGGCCTCCTGCGCGGGGGCGCCCTGGTGCAGCACCCGACGGCCCGACGGCAGCACGAGGGCCGTGACCACGACGAGCAGCAGCGCGACCCCCGCCGCGACCAGCAGCGACTCGACGCTGTACCGGTCGGCGAGCGGGCCGAACACCGACATGCCCAGCGGCATCGCGACGGCCATGACGATGCCGACGAACCCGAACACCCGCCCCTGCCGGTCGGGCTCGACGGTCTCCTGCAGCACCGTCATGGTGGGGGTGGAGAAGAACGGCACGCCGAGGCCGACGAGCAGCATGAAGCCGAAGAACACCCACAGGTTCGTCGACAGCCCGAGCGCCACGTTGACGAGCGCGAAGCCCACGGTCGTGACCAGCACCATCGCGACCCGGTTGCGCAGGCCGCCCCACGCCGCGACGACGATGCCGCCGACGAGCATGCCCACGCTGAACGCGAGCTCGTTGACCGTGAGCATCCACACCTCGTCGCCGAAGGAGCGCACGATCATCAGCGGCGTGAGGAACGACGGGGCGACGATGAGCACGAACACGACGCCCCACATGAGCAGCACCCACCGCACGAACGCGTGGCCGGCGACGTACCGGACGCCGCCGACGAGGTCGGCGACGTAGCCGCGGACGCCGGCGACCTGGTCGGTGCGCACCAGGCGCGGCACGGGCACGAGCAGCAGCAGCCCGATCCCGATCATCGCGGTGACGACGTCGACGAAGAAGATCGTCTCGATCGACGCCGAGGCGTAGATCCCGGCGGCGACGGCCGGGGCGACGAGCATCATCGCGGACTGGATGGTGCCGTTGATGCCGTTGACGCGCATGAGCTTGTCGGTCGGGGTGATCTGCGGCAGCAGGGCGCCGACGGCCGGGGTCTGGATGCCGGCGCCGGCGGAGCGGATCGCGGAGACCAGGTAGAGCAGCCACAGGTCGTCGTAGCCGGACAGCATGACGAGCGCGAGGACGAGCGTGGTGGCGGCGATGGTCGCGTCGGCGCCGACGATGAGGAGCCGGCGGTCGAGGCGGTCGGCCCACACGCCGCCGAACACGGACACCACGGCCTGCGGCAGGAACCCGAACACCGCGTACAGGGCCATGACGGTGCCCGACCGGGTCTCCAGGGTCAGGTGCCACATGATCGCGTACTGCACGAGCATCGAGCCGAGCAGCGACGTGGTCTGGCCGGACAGGAAGATCGTCACGTCGCGCCGCCACGTCGGGCGGTCGGCCTCGGTGAGCGGGGCCTGCGCGAGCGAGACGTCCGACGCGCGCGGGGGCGCGTCCGGGGCGGGCTCGTCGACGGGCGGGGCGTCGTCGGGGGTGGTGGGCACGGGTGGCCTCCGTCGGCTCGGGGGTCGTCGTCCGGGTGCAGACCCGGCGCGGGGCCAGGACTCAGCGGGTGCGCCGACGGCCGCACCCAGGCTCGCCCGGGGGCGCCCCGCCTGTCACGGGGTTTGCGGGCGCACTCGCCGGGGGTCAGTCCCGTGCCGCGAGGCGGTAGCCCATGCCGCGGACGGTCTCGACGCGGTCCGCGCCGACCTTGCCGCGCAGGTAGCGCACGTACACGTCGACGACGTTGGACGACGGGTCGAAGTCGTAGCCCCACACCTGCGAGAGCAGCTGCTCGCGGGACAGGACCTGGCCGGGGTGCCGCAGGAACGCCTCCAGCAGCCCGTACTCGCGGGCCGAGAGGTCGACGTCGCGGCCGTCGACGCTCACGCGGCGCGAGCGGACGTCCAGGGCCAGGTCGCCGGCGCGCAGCACGGTCGGCTCGTCGGCGGGGTCGGTGCGGAGGCGCACCCGGATCCGGGCGAGCAGCTCCTCGAACCGGAACGGCTTGGCCATGTAGTCGTCGGCGCCCTCGTCGAGGCCCGCGACGACGTCGCGCACGGTCGAGCGCGCGGTGAGGATGATGACGGGCAGCCGGCTGCCCTGGCCCCGGAGCGCGCGCAGCACCGCGAGGCCGTCGCCGCCCTTGAGGCCCAGGTCGAGCACCATGAGGTCGAAGTCCCCGCTGGACGCGAGGTCGAGGGCCTCGCGCGCCGTGGCGACGGTCGTGCTCGCGTACCCCTGCGCCTGCAGGCCCTTGGCCACGAACCGCGCGATCCGGGCCTCGTCCTCGGCGACGAGGATCTGC is a genomic window containing:
- a CDS encoding iron-containing alcohol dehydrogenase — encoded protein: MATFRTAGRVVVGPGEGEHAAALVASLGRRALVVAGGHADVDVLVQAAGHELDEVHVWRRSGEPDVAGVRAGVEVARAFGPDVVVGWGGGSVLDTAKAVAALHRGTGDVLDHLEVVGRGLPLPGAAAPVVAVPTTSGTGAEVTANAPVLVPEHGVKASLRGTTLLPALALVDPVLTLGCPPAVTAASGADALTQCLEAFTTPAATPLTDPLALDGLVRAGRSLVRATTHGDDLDARTDMSLAALLSGMALANARLGAVHGLAAALGGAVQAGHGEICAAVLVATTAANVAALRRTDPDGDALRRYARAVQALTGRASAGADDAAPWLADALAPLGLRGLGALGLDDAAVPAVARAALAASSMRGNPVTLTADEVEDVLRASA
- a CDS encoding potassium channel family protein encodes the protein MGARASGARGGAARTGATPSRAGPPARRGRVVLCTAAALLVATLAYAVVPRDAQALAGTTGTVRVLLLVGCVAALVDVVARLVRGAVAQGRSFGERLCVLLVVVWVVVVFFAAVAYVMADGFEWLRSKVDALYFAVTTLTTVGFGDVTPVSQEARLLVIVQMVFDVVVVTTAVTLLASARTGPPHEPGRSGGEEDTT
- a CDS encoding ATP-binding cassette domain-containing protein; the encoded protein is MATIEAHGLVKRYGEVEALRGLDLEVPEGTVLGLLGPNGAGKTTAVRILTTLLRPDAGTARVAGADVVRDPEAARRQIGLSGQTAAVDENLTGAENLEMIGRLYGFRRRRAVARADELLGRFDLTDAGGRPTKTYSGGMRRRLDLACALVAEPPVVVLDEPTTGLDPRSRLQMWDVIAELVRAGTTVLLTTQYLEEADRLADDIVVIDHGLAIARGTADALKAQVGGERVELVLARPQDRDAARRALGAVATGDGVHDGSTERSLSAAVADGARSLRHVLERLEADGVEVLDVGLRRPTLDDVFLTLTGRTAEEPPASAGTRTEAVEVAR
- a CDS encoding ABC transporter permease, with the translated sequence MATLVRVAVDTHVVAKRNLIKIVRVPEILVSVLISPIMFVLLFAYVFGGAIDPGDGVPYREFLIPGIFAQTVVFGATFTGAGIADDMQKGIIDRFRSLPMSQSAVLAGRTASDVVYNVLSLVIMALTGLLVGWRVRGSLLDAAAAFALLLAFSYAVSWVMALVGVLVPSVEVINNASFIVIMPLTFVSNAFVPLESFPPLLRTVVEWNPVSTLTQACRELFGNVNPAAQVSDAWSMQNPGLYTLLCVVVMLLVFAPLATARYRRTAH
- a CDS encoding phosphotransferase; this translates as MTTTGPADLLLGPDAQGVLDAALAGEGLRAASWERHAVHARPGAETSVGFAVRAVAVRGSGVAPRELYLVATTADLPGGAPGIARLTGADGLTVSVWAHPADPALPALGTATTPALLGDLLRAAGDAGTVTDLGVVAYRPLRRAVTVAATPAGRRWAKVLRPAVAAGLVHRLDLLRSAGVRVPATVAHAPGLVVLADAAGRPLADHLHAGAAPSPAAVLDLLDGLPVAATALPARRTPADRLDRYADALARALPDAPVRSVAAQVARVLAGADPGPVVATHGDLHPANLWWDGRPGAGALGLIDVDTLGPGRRVDDLACLVAHLTVLPTLDPGYHRVPGLRDAFLAASDRVVDPDALRARAAAVLLSLAASRPAEHLARTWLDQARELVRRPSTAVPVPHRGTLERRAS
- a CDS encoding MFS transporter is translated as MPTTPDDAPPVDEPAPDAPPRASDVSLAQAPLTEADRPTWRRDVTIFLSGQTTSLLGSMLVQYAIMWHLTLETRSGTVMALYAVFGFLPQAVVSVFGGVWADRLDRRLLIVGADATIAATTLVLALVMLSGYDDLWLLYLVSAIRSAGAGIQTPAVGALLPQITPTDKLMRVNGINGTIQSAMMLVAPAVAAGIYASASIETIFFVDVVTAMIGIGLLLLVPVPRLVRTDQVAGVRGYVADLVGGVRYVAGHAFVRWVLLMWGVVFVLIVAPSFLTPLMIVRSFGDEVWMLTVNELAFSVGMLVGGIVVAAWGGLRNRVAMVLVTTVGFALVNVALGLSTNLWVFFGFMLLVGLGVPFFSTPTMTVLQETVEPDRQGRVFGFVGIVMAVAMPLGMSVFGPLADRYSVESLLVAAGVALLLVVVTALVLPSGRRVLHQGAPAQEATEASEATEPDAVPAPR
- a CDS encoding response regulator transcription factor — encoded protein: MTQILVAEDEARIARFVAKGLQAQGYASTTVATAREALDLASSGDFDLMVLDLGLKGGDGLAVLRALRGQGSRLPVIILTARSTVRDVVAGLDEGADDYMAKPFRFEELLARIRVRLRTDPADEPTVLRAGDLALDVRSRRVSVDGRDVDLSAREYGLLEAFLRHPGQVLSREQLLSQVWGYDFDPSSNVVDVYVRYLRGKVGADRVETVRGMGYRLAARD